One window of Thermocoleostomius sinensis A174 genomic DNA carries:
- a CDS encoding helix-turn-helix transcriptional regulator, with amino-acid sequence MESLIDGIMLLNEQGELLFANACAKRICHQLTQNISQNISQSLTRHNSVPRQILRSCQALVKGRQELSQRSVIIEDEIRTEETGTIRIRAQWLNLNTVECPCLLVTLEDRQQSAQHKAIAEAQKYGLTERETQVWLLRQSGYSYKAIALELHIADDTVKKHIKSIHTKRNGAEWLEEE; translated from the coding sequence ATGGAAAGCTTAATTGACGGCATTATGTTGTTGAACGAACAGGGTGAATTGCTGTTTGCAAATGCTTGTGCCAAACGCATTTGTCACCAACTAACCCAAAATATTTCACAAAACATTTCGCAGAGTCTTACCCGCCATAATTCGGTTCCTCGCCAGATTTTGCGCAGTTGCCAAGCACTTGTCAAAGGTCGGCAAGAATTGTCTCAACGGTCTGTCATTATCGAAGACGAAATTAGAACCGAAGAAACAGGCACGATTCGGATTCGGGCCCAGTGGTTGAACCTAAACACCGTTGAGTGTCCCTGTTTACTAGTGACCTTAGAAGATCGGCAACAGTCAGCCCAACATAAAGCGATCGCCGAAGCCCAGAAATATGGCTTAACCGAGCGCGAAACCCAGGTGTGGCTATTACGGCAGTCTGGATACAGCTACAAAGCAATTGCCTTGGAATTGCATATCGCCGATGATACTGTGAAAAAACACATTAAAAGCATTCACACCAAACGCAATGGCGCAGAGTGGCTAGAGGAAGAATAA
- a CDS encoding type I secretion C-terminal target domain-containing protein yields the protein MKKQQQELLRQQQFQQLEEDNLQQLEQLQQEDPGEDPEDPEDPGEDPEDPEDPEDPEDPEDPEDPEDPEDPGEDPEDPEDPEDPEDPEDPGEDPEDPEDPGEDPEDPEDPGEDPEDPEDPGEDPEDPEDPGEDPEDPEDPGEDPEDPEDPGEDPEDPEDPGEDPEDPEDPGEDPDPTPGPSPTPTPGPDPTPGPSPTPTPGPDPMPVPMPTPNPNPMPAPSPNPTPTPGPEPLPSPNPNPSPIPSPNPTPNPTPVPVPVETAEPLAPIDFEQGKPGQTVKGRKSNDKLPGTSGNDILRGKGGNDVLKGKAGNDQLDGGAGNDRLVGGAGNDLLKGGAGNDKLTGGAGNDVLVGGAGNDTLIGGAGRDTYVFNSLTEGTDTIVGFSTTDDLIDLRAIFNTPELVNVSKSDRYNQFVQVVQIGANTEVRVDSDLNGSGTEFTTIAVLQGVSVDTVKPQNFIVG from the coding sequence ATGAAAAAACAGCAGCAAGAACTACTTCGCCAGCAACAGTTTCAGCAACTAGAGGAAGATAATCTGCAACAGCTAGAACAACTTCAGCAAGAAGACCCGGGTGAAGACCCGGAAGACCCGGAAGACCCGGGTGAAGACCCGGAAGACCCGGAAGACCCAGAAGACCCAGAAGACCCGGAAGACCCAGAAGACCCAGAAGACCCGGAAGACCCGGGTGAAGACCCAGAAGACCCAGAAGACCCAGAAGACCCAGAAGACCCAGAAGACCCGGGTGAAGACCCAGAAGATCCAGAAGACCCGGGTGAAGACCCGGAAGACCCAGAAGACCCGGGTGAAGACCCAGAAGATCCAGAAGACCCGGGTGAAGACCCAGAAGACCCAGAAGACCCGGGTGAAGACCCAGAAGACCCAGAAGACCCGGGTGAAGACCCAGAAGACCCAGAAGACCCGGGTGAAGACCCAGAAGACCCAGAAGACCCGGGTGAAGACCCAGAAGACCCAGAAGACCCGGGTGAAGACCCAGATCCGACACCGGGTCCTAGTCCGACTCCGACACCGGGTCCTGATCCGACCCCTGGGCCCAGCCCCACGCCAACGCCGGGACCCGATCCAATGCCGGTGCCGATGCCGACGCCGAATCCAAATCCGATGCCGGCTCCCAGTCCCAATCCAACTCCGACACCAGGACCAGAACCACTTCCGTCGCCCAATCCCAACCCATCACCTATTCCCAGTCCTAACCCAACCCCGAATCCAACTCCAGTTCCTGTACCTGTAGAAACGGCAGAGCCGTTAGCACCGATCGACTTCGAGCAGGGTAAACCGGGTCAAACGGTGAAGGGACGTAAGTCTAACGACAAGCTACCGGGCACTAGTGGTAACGATATCCTTAGAGGCAAAGGCGGCAATGATGTTCTCAAGGGCAAGGCTGGCAATGACCAACTCGATGGTGGCGCTGGCAACGACAGACTAGTTGGCGGGGCTGGTAACGATCTCCTGAAAGGTGGGGCTGGCAATGACAAGCTGACTGGCGGAGCTGGCAACGACGTATTGGTTGGTGGCGCTGGCAATGATACCTTAATTGGTGGCGCTGGGCGTGATACTTATGTCTTCAACAGTCTGACTGAAGGAACAGACACGATCGTTGGTTTCAGCACTACCGATGATCTGATCGACCTCCGAGCCATCTTTAACACGCCGGAATTGGTCAACGTTAGCAAGAGCGATCGATACAACCAGTTTGTACAAGTTGTGCAAATTGGTGCGAACACCGAAGTTCGAGTAGACTCTGACCTCAATGGTAGCGGCACTGAGTTCACAACGATCGCCGTTCTGCAAGGTGTATCAGTGGATACTGTGAAACCTCAAAACTTCATCGTGGGCTAG